Proteins co-encoded in one Bacteroidia bacterium genomic window:
- a CDS encoding arsenate reductase ArsC, translating to MKKKILVLCTGNSCRSQIAEAYLRYFAGDKADIYSAGVETHGVNPKAITTMKEDGIDISSHTSNNIDEYKNIDFDFVITVCDNAKERCPYFPTKAKKFHHNFPDPVKAIGTDEEINEQFRKVREEIKKYSKDFVDKKL from the coding sequence ATGAAAAAGAAAATCTTAGTGCTATGCACAGGTAATAGTTGCAGAAGTCAAATAGCAGAAGCATATTTACGCTATTTTGCAGGAGATAAAGCAGATATTTATAGTGCAGGAGTTGAAACTCACGGAGTAAATCCAAAAGCAATTACCACTATGAAAGAAGACGGAATTGATATATCCAGCCACACATCAAACAACATTGACGAATACAAAAACATAGATTTTGACTTTGTAATAACTGTCTGCGACAACGCTAAAGAACGATGCCCCTATTTTCCGACCAAAGCCAAGAAATTTCATCACAACTTTCCCGACCCTGTAAAAGCAATAGGAACAGACGAAGAAATCAATGAACAATTCAGAAAAGTCCGAGAAGAAATAAAGAAGTACAGTAAGGATTTTGTAGATAAAAAATTGTAA